Genomic window (Arachis hypogaea cultivar Tifrunner chromosome 13, arahy.Tifrunner.gnm2.J5K5, whole genome shotgun sequence):
ATAACCCAACCTCACCATCATTAACATAAACTgaatataattaaactattacATATTAATTAGTACAATCTATAGTATGTCAGCTATAAGTGAGTAAACTGGAATGAATTTTCGGTCAAAAATATATGATACTCAAAGTGCATAAACCAATCATTAATTCAACAAAACACAAAGtatatcaaatctttttttttggtgactacaaAGTATATCAAATCTACTTCTGTTTGAATAAAAATAAGCGATTTATTATAGGTTAAAAATAATACAAACCTAATCAACATTCAGTAGCAAGAATGTACAGATGAGAGCATAACAAATAAGAAATTCTTAAATTTGGTTGTTTTGAGTGTAAGAACGCCAAACATGCTGTAAAATGCAAAATTTGACACTGTTTTGCAGAATGACAACATCAGCCCCTTTACAGAGAAAATCCCAAGAAACGTTTTTATATTGTCCCACAATTTGAGCTCTATTGTAACTCGCACTATAATaaaagaatgatgagaacaaacaccATAATACAGTCAGATAATTTATGTCCATCAAATTTAAATCCAAAAGCAGCACATTGGAAGCTTGTAGCAATATCATAATAAATAGGTCATGTGTATTAACTGCCCTAagctaataaataataaactctAATCTACTTAGTCCTGTCTTAAGCAGTAATATAATCTACTTTAATTTGTAAAACAATGTCAAGTGCCAAATAACAACAAagacacctttttttttttataaattgcacTAGTTTttgaaatagtaaaaaaattccATAACAAAGTAGCCACGGCAAAAACAAAGGaagtgaaaataaagaaaacaacatAATCACAagtgaaagaaattaaaaatgtATCCATGCATTACAATGGATCATATATAAATCATACTTAATTGACACCTAATAAGTTATATTATCCTCAGCATAAATCATGGCCAGATAATTAAACAAGCTAATAAGTAAATATTTTGAAGGACATACAGTGCCAAACATATGTGAAGATGAAAGCCATTTATGACGATTGGGAGTTTTGAAAACATAGGTGTATTCATTGGTTAGTGAGAGGTGTATATCTGAACTACATCAATAACGAAACTGAAAAGTCATTTGCAAAGTCCGTTGTTCCAGAAATTCATTTCACCACTAGCAGGAAGCAAAAAAGAAAATGTGATCTGATCATAAAGACTGAGAATTCAATATAAGTCCAACGAGCCTACCTATTAATTCAAGACTACATCAAGGGCCCATGTAACAATGAAAGGACTTgtataaatatagaaataaaaaaataaataaagctaATAAAGATCTAAACATTGTTGACCTGCCATGAATGACCAAAAAGTTAAAACTTTTCTTTTAAAACTCGGAAGGAACCAAGGTAGTTACTGTCTCGCAGTGAAATTAATCACATACACACAAGGGGATTTTAAAGTTACAACGCATTAACTGCACAAGGAAATATCTCCtctgcgtgtgtgtgtgtgtgtgagagagagagagaaggagagagatgaTTGCTGGTTAACAAGGTTGATTAGGGTTTTTCCCTTATTAAAGTCTAAAAAAGCTGCGGCCTGCGTGTCTAGTGATACTAGATCACTTGGTCAATCTAAGGAAGAAAACCATGGATTAGGCTTAATTAAACCCTGCGAATGTATATTATAAAcaccattttaattaattaattttccacataaaatgagagagagagagagagagagagtaattgGTGCACAGATATCAACGATGGTGCAGCGAGAAGGCTGAAAGAGAAAAGAGGAGAGGGGGGGAGTACTGGGAGTGGGAGTGGGAGTGGGAGTGAAATAGAAGAGCTAATAGTAGGTAGGGTGATAAAGACTGACCGGAAAGTGATGCTGGAGCGGAAGCACCTGTGCAGCAGAGATTGCTGAGCTGCGTTTCGATCTTGTTGAGGAAGCTGCTCGCTTCCTCGAAAGGCCGAGTCAGATCGCACTTATACTTCACCAGCATGTCACAGTATGTTTCCTACAACCACCCCGAGGGGGGAAAAAATAAAATCCtcaattaaaaaacaaataaacaagcatgTGAATTTGAAGAAATAGGGAAAATAATATGGAAGAGGGAGGGAGTGTGGGGGGACCATGAACTCGTCGAGCTCGGGATCGGCTCCTATGCACGTGGAATTCACGTCCCCCTTGCAAAGGTCGTTTTCTCGCTGTATCTCCTCTAACAAACTTGCTATCTCTGGAGGCGCTCCCACCTGAAACCCCAACGGACTTCCTTTCATAACCGTCAACCATATTaactaattcaaaaataaaaatagaaacagaAAACTGAAACTCAAGTATTTCGAGTTAGTTACCAAATAGAAACGGTTACAATCAGTTACCTTCTGGCAATCGATGTAGGCTTGGAGGAGGCGAGGGTAGTAAGGGTGAGAAGCGATTTTGGCCTTCATGTGAGAGGAAGAAGCGGCGTCGTGGGAGTGGTGACGCTGAAGGATTTCGGGGACGACGATGTTGGAAGAGGGTTCCGCTTCTGTGATGGCCGTTACGCCGGAGGCTGCAGCCGAGAGAAGCTCGTCGGATCCGAACATAGGAATCCGAGCGCCGGTGGACATCAGGAAGCTGTGGTACTCAACAGGGAATATTAGGTTGTCCGGTGTCAACGGCGCCCTGTCTGAGTACACCGTCGTCGACGATGGCGGGACTCCGTACATTTCGTCCTCCATGGACGGAAGCAGCCGCGGCCTTACGTCTCTGATTGTTCCGGTGTTTAGCGTTTAAGCTTGTTTGCTCCTTGAGTTGTAGCAATATGATAATTGATAAGCGAGTAGTAAGTGAGGAGTGTGAGTAAGTGGCTTTTATGGTTATTAAGGCAACTAAAAAGGAGAACAAtttcaaagattttttttttataatcaaattttttatgataCAAGTAGTAGAGAGTAGGGACGCAAAGATgcctaattaatatatattttttttaataatcacaATGAATCATAAATTAGAGaaaaactttttttaatattGGGTTCATCCTCCAAAATATTCATTATGTATATTGTATTAAATTGGAAGACGCcgcaattttactttttaaatttcgtaaaaaaataaaatggtgatgccgatttttatttttaaaatttttaaaaaatagaaaatagaataaaatgttTGCTGGGgagtttgatatatttttttccttGGGAAAACAAAGTTGCTGAAATATGTAAATCAAAGACcagaacaataaataaaaaaataaaaaataaaaaaagatgagaGCTTACATTAGAGAGAGAACAGAATCACAGACACAGTATGTGGATCAGCTCAGCTCAGATCAATGTTCATGTCTACACAGTCCACTAACATTAATTTACTTGATTGGTAGACAAAAAAATTTTACctgtgattttaatttttaaaaatgagttttgagactaataaaaatatatgtaaaaaagaataatatttcaACTTTTTAAGTTGAATGAAATGCAAGAAATAATATAATGTTGACAAGTGGTGTTGATGATATTCGAATTAGAAAGACAAAAATGAGTACAGTAGGTTTCCTGAATTAAACTAAAGGATAAATAAAACATCATTTAGGTTGTCTAGACCTCCCGGGGGGCCAGGTTGTAGTGTAAACATGCCCCCCCTCCTGTTAATTTTCAGCCAGAAAGAGTGCTCataaaaattcaatttctttcccaAATTAATTCGACATACAAGTAGTTTTGAGCCTGTACCAGCAACACCAAAGACTAATATGCCTGTCAGGTTATTTAATAATTCCCAACAGATGCATGAACAAATTTTAAATGGACTCTAATTTATTACTATAAACAATTGACATGGACCATTATAGAAGATAACTaactatatttattaaaatataaattgatgTGAAGTGtctataatacaatttttttttttttacttttatgtaATTTTAAGTTTGAGTGTCAAAATTAGTTATTTACAAGCGcagttttatacttttatatgAACTAATCATATACTcgtacaaaattaataaaattgtaCTAGCTAGTATAGATAACTCGAATTTgaattctttaaaatttgaatttcattttagagaataaagtgtgatttttcaccattaatttcataggtgggaccaataataaatatgaaagagaaattatttaagggtaaaagatcacactttattttctaaagtgaaattcaaactttagaggattcaaatccGGATAACTCATACATAGCAAACATAATACAAAATTCTCAGCATTACCGAACAATAATAAAGGTAGGGGGCTGGTTAGAACCTTAATTCTACATATTACCTAACTAAATGACCAACGTAATATGGTTTTATTTAGCCTGGTTATTGAGCATTTTTAAGCATGTTAGCCATTGAACCAAATATATCCAGATATCGGACACATAATACATTAGGTGTCTTCCCAAATCTTGAATATGTAATTCCATATGGAGAACTgccttaaattgtaagaaaaataagcttttaaaattGTAATACAgcgaaaaaatataacaaaattttCTTTAACATATTAGAACACATGTCACGAGAAATTATTATGgtaagatatataattatttatgtagatttattcatttatttaattttttaaataaatacttttacaacatgatattagaattttaataacttaaaaaattagaatttaatcactaaaagacaaattaaaaaatatattcttacgAAAGAGTCATGtaagataaataattatttatgttaaaacaataatcataaaaaaaaattgttaagtaAAGACAACTTattgaaaaaataagataaataaaaacaaaaaataaaattacctgcAAAATATATCATTTATACATACCTAACCATCTTAAAAATTGGTCCATATTTGTTGCGACTGTTAACCTCCTTGAAGCAATCATTAAGATAAAATTTAACTAACTAGAACTCTGTTAAAACGGTAACGAGATGAATTCGTTTCTAAAATATGGTACAAAAACCATCTCAAAACTCGATATTTACTTCACTACCTCTTGAAGATGATTAATTTGTGTTAgagtgtatttttttaattaaaattttaattaaaaaggaCAAA
Coding sequences:
- the LOC112733876 gene encoding homeobox protein knotted-1-like 6; this translates as MEDEMYGVPPSSTTVYSDRAPLTPDNLIFPVEYHSFLMSTGARIPMFGSDELLSAAASGVTAITEAEPSSNIVVPEILQRHHSHDAASSSHMKAKIASHPYYPRLLQAYIDCQKVGAPPEIASLLEEIQRENDLCKGDVNSTCIGADPELDEFMETYCDMLVKYKCDLTRPFEEASSFLNKIETQLSNLCCTGASAPASLSDDDGGASSEEYLSGGGGGDADTQDGQSQSQSRVEDRDLKDKLLRKFGSHISSLKFEFSKKKKRGKLPKDARQTLLQWWNIHYKWPYPTEADKVALAKSTGLDQKQINNWFINQRKRHWKPSENMQFNFYEG